From Anopheles arabiensis isolate DONGOLA chromosome 3, AaraD3, whole genome shotgun sequence, a single genomic window includes:
- the LOC120904911 gene encoding protein mini spindles isoform X1: MEEDTEYKKLPIDERCVHKLWKARVDGYEEAAKLFRTIDDEKSPEWNKYLGLIKKFVVDSNAVAQEKGLETALVFVENSGNAGKTVGEVMGGIVAKCIGAPKTKTKELAVQVTLMYVEIERQETVLEELLKGTEQKNPKIVAACVSAITLALREFGNKVINIKPIVKRLPALLSDRDKTVRDESKALTVEIYRWIGAAFKSQIASLPAVLLAELEAEFEKIGSEKATPVRYLRSQQEKQQQIAASVAEGAEGEDDGDGGDGGDAGDEIDPMDLIDPVDILSKLPKDFYDKLEAKKWQERKESLEALETLLQNPKLQPGDYGDVVRALKKVITKDTNVVLVALGGKCMAMLAKGLAKRFNTYAGACVPAILEKFKEKKTNVVTALRDAIDAIYPSTTMEAILEDVLEALGNKNPSVKMETASFLARSLTKTLPAALTKKILKPLIAALLKTLNEPDPGVRDAAADAIGTAMKLVGDKTIGPYLTEVDALKMAKIKECCERAVITVKIPAARKERPATAPAKAVSVIKKAPSETKVGASGGGGGAATLQRPATATVVKKVVSGGGLKKSATGGSIGGGRGAAGGGGAKASAAPPNTEKDLSQEEIDERASELLPPDALAGLGDANWKTRLSAVESFAAAIPGLEAKPGLSQVLLRSLAKKPGLKDTNFQVLKARLDTARTIVERYGITTTTADYLLTDATEKLGDAKNGSSAAALLTAIAEGGARLDYTVQRAMEFAFEQQKSPKVQQEVLLWVATALREFGFQVEAKGLLESARKAVQSSNAAVRTAGIALLGAMYLFMGQPLTMFFDNEKPALKQQIMAEFERCAGQKPPAPVRGAGAKAGAAGGGEDEDEEGGEGGADDEPAPMVNVNDLLPRIDISGQITEALLAELSDKNWKTRNEGLVRLQTIIAEAKLIKSTLGDLPQVLAQRLVDSNAKIAQTSVEICQQLAIAMGPPCRQYVRAFFPGFLKGLGDGKAFIRTACLTCINTWGEQAGYKDFFDGEMIADALKTGSPALRTELYGWLAEKLPGLPAKSIPKDELVAILPHLYTHITDRSADVRKNANEAVLGVMIHLGYDAMVKALDKQKPISKKDIQAALDKARPNLPVKVLPPPKAAPPTEESNVGSKLKLKAPKSAGAGGAAGRAGAGSAGSDKSGGGGGGAGGGSAGGSGGSSSSRKKEEDADSLAPLLAVNGLKKQRLVDEQKLKVLKWTFTTPREEFYELLKEQMQTANVNKALMVNMFHDDFRYHLKVIDALMEDLATNEEALICNLDLVMKWLSLRFYDTNPSVLLKGLEYLNQVFQRLVDRQYMLADIEGSSFVPHLLIKIGDPKDVVRNGVRSLLRQICLLYPFAKVFVFIMDALKSKNARQRAECLDELGYLIETYGLTVCQPSQPVALKEIARHISDRDNAVRNAALNAVVQAYFLAGEKIYKLIGQLSDKDLSMLDERIKRSKKASVLPAKKLPVPTAAGGPNLNETMLVAKESIVPSAVQELPHSGDGAADDAMDDDDTMVPPHADAVVVPMKMIVPEPPQPRVVKGPFKLDENVIADIERDWVKADDLGKTVLNPLDDSFIYDELTVIAVNGISYPADRFRQLTQRNLLSGPGGGGPGESPVHQQHHQPYTSAAVSSIRPSLDGSGMLSKPKPTPPVVGPSLTDALPKLDQNLVRIIRGIANTDSFAAHAALNELNDILQSPEKQAVLRGYEEMYIQSVLQQFKNIQQKPIAESMNIYQPLLHSIFMFFASKSLGKHLTIVSIKNIIAVLLGLMADNRLVTGTDDAQFVKVVNGICLKILDRTNFTYMNCALIRLLKESCQTSCLPKFTDLQMKCIWRNVKVIPDRLAELDYEAVLLEVHDFMLTLPSTWWQTRPSDMPLRTVKTIIHNMTKIKGNAILQHLNTIPTRSELHSYVLRILKNINKDATTTAAAAGSLGVGGDGGGEGGGAPSLRPSTAGLLATAQHNAMNSDNNNHGAGRTGMMIGGGDGDGSNSVVGSEYQKYIAVNASVENGPDAAPQNKQNPEFWIDRLNHLLKKTTVGGQPNRGGSLLGATGTQLSLDGGGTAGVGGVGGVITDENLNLNQMQGSKFGFRRGLEVHDTTTTTNLTGGTPVVSGTTSQRRELLQQKLEQLKQHK; the protein is encoded by the exons ATGGAGGAGGACACGGAGTACAAGAAGCTGCCGATCGACGAGCGGTGCGTGCACAAGCTGTGGAAGGCGCGCGTCGACGGGTACGAGGAGGCGGCGAAGCTGTTCCGCACGATCGACGACGAGAAGTCGCCCGAGTGGAATAAGTACCTCGGGCTGATCAAGAAGTTCGTCGTCGACAGCAATGCGGTCGCGCAGGAGAAGGGCCTCGAGACGGCCCTGGTGTTCGTGGAGAACAGCGGCAACGCGGGCAAAACGGTCGGCGAGGTGATGGGCGGCATCGTGGCGAAGTGTATCGGGGCGCCCAAAACCAAGACGAAGGAGCTGGCGGTACAGGTCACGCTGATGTACGTCGAGATCGAGCGGCAGGAGACGGtgctggaggagctgctgaAGGGCACGGAGCAGAAGAATCCCAAAATAGTAGCGGCGTGCGTGAGCGCGATCACGCTGGCGCTGCGCGAGTTCGGCAACAAGGTGATCAACATCAAGCCGATCGTGAAGCGGCTGCCCGCGCTGCTGAGCGACCGCGACAAGACGGTGCGCGACGAGTCGAAGGCGCTCACGGTCGAGATTTACCGGTGGATTGGGGCGGCGTTCAAGTCGCAGATAGCGTCCCTGCCGGCCGTCCTGCTGGCCGAGCTGGAGGCGGAGTTCGAGAAGATTGGCAGCGAGAAGGCGACGCCGGTGCGGTACCTGCGCTCGCAGCAGGAAAAGCAGCAACAGATTGCCGCCTCCGTGGCGGAGGGCGCGGAAGGCGAGGACGATGGGGACGGGGGGGACGGGGGCGATGCGGGGGATGAGATCGATCCGATGGATCTGATCGACCCGGTCGACATCCTGTCGAAGCTGCCGAAGGACTTTTACGACAAGCTGGAGGCGAAGAAGTGGCAGGAGCGGAAGGAATCGCTCGAGGCACTGGAAACGCTGCTCCAGAACCCGAAGCTACAGCCCGGCGACTACGGCGATGTGGTGCGGGCGCTCAAGAAGGTGATCACGAAGGACACGAACGTGGTGCTGGTAGCGCTGGGCGGCAAATGTATGGCCATGCTGGCGAAAGGATTGGCCAAGCGCTTTAACACGTACGCTGGG GCCTGCGTTCCGGCGATACTGGAAAAGTTTaaggagaagaaaacgaaCGTGGTCACGGCGCTGCGCGATGCGATCGACGCGATCTATCCCTCCACCACGATGGAAGCGATCCTGGAGGATGTGCTGGAGGCGCTCGGCAACAAAAACCCCAGCGTCAAGATGGAAACGGCCTCCTTCCTTGCCCGCTCGCTCACCAAAACGCTGCCGGCGGCGCTGACGAAGAAAATCCTCAAACCGCTCATTGCGGCGCTGCTGAAAACGCTGAACGAGCCCGACCCGGGCGTGCGAGACGCGGCGGCCGACGCGATCGGCACCGCCATGAAGCTGGTGGGCGACAAAACGATCGGCCCGTACCTGACCGAGGTGGACGCGCTGAAGATGGCCAAGATCAAGGAGTGCTGCGAGCGGGCGGTCATTACGGTGAAGATACCGGCGGCGCGCAAGGAACGCCCTGCGACGGCACCGGCCAAAGCCGTGTCGGTAATCAAAAAAGCACCCTCGGAGACGAAGGTGGGGGcaagcggtggtggtggaggagcgGCCACACTGCAGCGCCCCGCAACGGCCACTGTCGTGAAGAAGGTGGTTTCGGGCGGTGGACTGAAGAAAAGTGCTACGGGTGGTTCGATTGGTGGCGGCAGGGgggctgccggtggtggtggcgcgaAGGCTTCGGCGGCACCGCCCAACACAGAAAAGGACCTGTCGCAGGAGGAGATTGACGAGCGGGCGAGTGAGCTGCTGCCGCCCGATGCACTGGCCGGACTCGGCGATGCCAACTGGAAGACGCGGCTGAGCGCGGTGGAATCGTTCGCGGCGGCCATTCCCGGGCTGGAGGCAAAGCCAGGCCTGTCGCAGGTGTTGCTTCGCTCGCTGGCCAAAAAACCGGGCCTGAAGGACACCAACTTCCAGGTGCTGAAGGCCCGGCTCGATACGGCCCGAACGATCGTCGAGCGGTACGGCATAACGACGACCACGGCCGACTACCTGCTGACGGACGCGACGGAGAAGCTGGGCGACGCGAAGAACGGATCGAGTGCGGCGGCACTGCTCACGGCGATAGCGGAGGGTGGCGCCCGGCTCGACTACACCGTCCAGCGGGCGATGGAGTTCGCCTTCGAGCAGCAAAAGTCCCCGAAGGTGCAGCAGGAGGTGCTGCTCTGGGTCGCGACGGCACTGCGCGAGTTCGGCTTTCAGGTCGAGGCGAAGGGGCTGCTGGAGAGCGCGCGCAAGGCAGTGCAGAGCAGCAATGCGGCGGTGCGCACCGCCGGCATCGCGCTGCTCGGTGCGATGTACCTGTTCATGGGCCAACCGTTGACGATGTTCTTCGACAACGAGAAGCCGGCGCTGAAGCAGCAGATTATGGCGGAGTTTGAGCGTTGCGCGGGGCAGAAGCCGCCGGCACCGGTGCGCGGCGCTGGCGCAAAGGCGGGAGCCGCCGGCGGTGGCGAAgatgaggatgaggagggTGGCGAGGGAGGCGCAGACGATGAGCCGGCGCCGATGGTGAACGTGAACGATCTGCTGCCGCGCATCGACATTTCGGGCCAAATCACGGAAGCGCTGCTGGCGGAACTGTCCGACAAGAACTGGAAAACGCGCAACGAAGGGCTGGTGCGGCTGCAAACGATCATTGCCGAGGCGAAGCTGATCAAATCGACGCTCGGGGATTTGCCGCAAGTGCTCGCCCAGCGGCTGGTCGACAGCAATGCAAAGATTGCGCAAACGTCGGTCGAAATCTGCCAGCAGCTGGCGATTGCGATGGGCCCACCGTGCCGGCAGTACGTGCGGGCGTTCTTCCCCGGCTTTCTGAAGGGGCTGGGCGACGGAAAGGCGTTCATCCGTACCGCCTGCCTCACGTGCATCAACACGTGGGGCGAGCAGGCCGGCTATAAGGACTTTTTCGACGGCGAGATGATCGCGGACGCGCTGAAAACGGGCAGCCCGGCCCTGCGCACCGAGCTGTACGGGTGGCTGGCGGAGAAGCTGCCCGGCCTGCCGGCGAAGAGCATTCCGAAGGACGAGCTGGTGGCGATCCTGCCCCACCTGTACACGCACATCACCGACCGCAGTGCGGACGTGCGCAAGAACGCGAACGAGGCCGTGCTGGGCGTGATGATTCACCTCGGGTACGACGCGATGGTGAAGGCGCTGGACAAGCAGAAGCCGATCTCGAAGAAGGACATCCAGGCGGCGCTCGACAAGGCGCGACCGAATCTGCCGGTGAAGGTGCTGCCACCGCCGAAAGCGGCGCCCCCGACGGAGGAGAGCAACGTCGGCAGCAAGCTGAAGCTGAAAGCGCCCAAGTCAGCCGGAGCGGGTGGGGCGGCGGGTCGGGCAGGTGCGGGATCGGCCGGATCGGACAAGTCGGGTGGGGGCGGTGGTGGGGCCGGCGGGGGCAGTGCTGGTGGCAGCGGTGGAAGCAGCTCCTCCCGCAAAAAGGAGGAAGATGCCGACTCGCTGGCCCCGCTGCTGGCGGTGAACGGGCTGAAAAAGCAGCGCCTGGTGGACGAGCAGAAGCTGAAGGTGCTGAAGTGGACGTTCACCACGCCGCGGGAAGAGTTCTACGAGCTGCTGAAGGAGCAGATGCAGACGGCGAACGTGAACAAGGCGCTGATGGTGAACATGTTCCACGACGACTTCCGCTACCATCTCAAGGTGATCGATGCGCTGATGGAGGATTTGGCCACCAACGAGGAGGCGCTGATCTGCAACCTGGACCTCGTGATGAAGTGGCTGTCGCTGCGCTTCTACGACACCAACCCGTCGGTGCTGCTCAAGGGCCTCGAGTACCTGAACCAGGTGTTCCAGCGGCTGGTCGACCGGCAGTACATGCTGGCCGACATCGAGGGCAGCTCGTTCGTGCCGCACCTGCTGATCAAGATCGGCGACCCGAAGGACGTCGTGCGGAACGGGGTGCGCTCGCTGCTGCGCCAGATCTGCCTGCTCTACCCGTTCGCGAAGGTGTTCGTCTTCATTATGGACGCGCTCAAGAGCAAGAACGCGCGCCAGCGGGCGGAGTGTTTGGACGAGCTGGGCTACCTGATCGAAACGTACGGGCTGACCGTTTGCCAGCCGTCGCAGCCGGTCGCGCTGAAGGAGATCGCGCGCCACATTTCCGACCGTGACAATGCGGTACGCAACGCGGCGCTGAATGCGGTCGTGCAGGCGTACTTTTTGGCGGGCGAGAAGATCTACAAGCTGATCGGGCAGCTGTCGGACAAGGACCTGTCGATGCTGGACGAGCGCATCAAGCGCTCGAAGAAGGCGTCGGTACTGCCGGCGAAGAAGCTGCCCGTGCCGACGGCGGCGGGCGGGCCGAATCTCAACGAAACGATGCTGGTGGCGAAGGAAAGCATCGTGCCGTCGGCGGTGCAGGAGCTACCCCACTCCGGCGATGGAGCAGCGGATGATGCGATGGACGACGACGATACGATGGTGCCACCGCACGCGGATGCGGTCGTCGTGCCGATGAA AATGATTGTGCCAGAGCCGCCCCAGCCGCGGGTGGTAAAGGGTCCGTTCAAGCTGGACGAAAACGTGATAGCGGATATCGAGCGGGACTGGGTGAAGGCGGACGATCTCGGCAAAACCGTCCTCAACCCGCTGGATGATTCCTTCATCTACGACGAGCTGACCGTGATCGCGGTGAACGGCATATCGTACCCGGCGGACCGGTTCCGGCAGCTTACCCAGCGCAACCTGCTCTCCGGCCCCGGCGGCGGCGGGCCGGGTGAATCGCccgtccaccagcagcaccatcagccgTACACGAGCGCCGCAGTGTCCAGCATTCGGCCGTCGCTCGACGGTAGCGGCATGCTTTCGAAACCAAAACCTACGCCTCCCGTCGTCGGACCAAG TTTGACCGATGCGCTGCCAAAGCTGGATCAGAACTTGGTGCGCATCATCCGGGGCATCGCCAACACGGACAGCTTCGCCGCACATGCCGCCTTAAACGAGCTCAACGATATACTGCAATCGCCGGAAAAGCAGGCCGTACTGCGCGGCTACGAGGAAATGTACATACAGAGCGTGCTGCAGCAGTTTAAG AACATCCAGCAAAAACCGATCGCCGAATCGATGAACATCTACCAGCCGCTGCTGCACagtattttcatgtttttcgccTCCAAATCGCTCGGCAAGCATCTGACGATCGTGTCGATCAAGAACATCATCGCCGTGCTGCTGGGCCTGATGGCGGACAATCGGCTGGTGACCGGCACGGACGACGCCCAGTTCGTGAAGGTGGTGAACGGCATCTGTCTGAAGATACTGGATCGCACCAACTTCACCTACATGAACTGTGCGCTGATCCGGCTGCTGAAGGAGTCCTGCCAAACGAGCTGCCTGCCAAAGTTTACCGACCTGCAGATGAAGTGCATCTGGCGCAACGTGAAGGTCATCCCGGACCGGTTGGCCGAGCTGGATTACGAGGCGGTCCTgctggaggtgcacgactttATGCTGACCCTGCCGTCGACCTGGTGGCAGACGCGCCCGTCCGATATGCCACTGCGCACGGTCAAAACCATCATCCACAATATGACGAAAATCAAGGGCAACGCGATACTGCAGCATTTGAACACGATCCCGACCCGGTCGGAGCTGCACTCGTACGTGCTGCGCATACTGAAGAACATCAACAAGGatgcgacgacgacggcggcggcggccggttCGTTGGGCGTtggcggtgatggtggtggtgagggtGGAGGTGCACCTTCGTTGCGACCGAGCACGGCCGGGCTGCTGGCGACCGCACAGCACAACGCAATGAACAGTGACAATAACAATCACGGAGCTGGCCGCACCGGCATGATGATTGGTGGCGGCGACGGGGATGGAAGTAACTCGGTGGTGGGTTCGGAGTACCAGAAGTATATTGCGGTGAATGCGAGCGTCGAAAATGGTCCCGATG CTgcaccacaaaacaaacaaaatcccgAGTTTTGGATCGATCGACTGAATCACCTGCTG AAAAAGACGACCGTCGGTGGGCAACCGAACCGTGGCGGCAGCCTGTTGGGCGCAACCGGCACGCAACTCTCGCTGGACGGTGGCGGTACGGCCGGTGTTGGTGGCGTTGGCGGGGTGATTACGGACGAGAATCTGAACCTGAACCAAATGCAGGGCAGCAAGTTCGGCTTTCGGCGCGGGCTGGAGGTGcacgacaccaccaccactaccaaccTGACCGGTGGGACGCCCGTGGTCAGTGGCACGACCTCACAACGGCGCGAGCTGTTGCAGCAAAAGCTGGAGCAACTGAAGCAGCACAAGTGA